From Chloracidobacterium thermophilum B:
CGCGTCAGAAAGCCGGCTTTCTTCAGGCGGCGGCGCAACTCGACATTGAAATGGAGCAGCGCCCGCGCAATCCCGTGCCGAATGGCGCCGGCCTGGCCAGACAGACCGCCGCCGGAAACGCTGACCAGGACATCGAACTTGCCCAGCGTCTCCGTAACCTGAAGCGGTTGGCGGATAAGCATCCGCAGGGTTTCACTTGGAAAGTAACCTTCAAAGGTGCGTTTGTTAACTGTGATATTCCCGTCACCGGGACGCAGATAGACCCGCGCCGTAGCGGTTTTGCGGCGACCTGTCCCGTAGTATTGAATGAGCATCCCCACGCTTGACTTACCTCATCAATTTCAAATCACAATCGTCGTTGACCTTCCATCCTTCTGCTTTCTGCCTGCTTTCTGCACGACCGCCTTCGGTCACACCGGAAAGTTGCCCAACAGGGCTCACCTCTTGGCGCGCAGGGTATCGAGCACCAGCGGTTCCGGGCGCTGTGCCTGGTGTGGATGGTTCGGACCGGCGTAGATGCGGAGCTTTTTGGCCATCTGGCGGCCGAGCTTCGTCTTCGGCAGCATCCCGACAATGGCGTGCTGCAAAATCCGGGTCGGAAACCTGGCCAGCAGGTCTTTGGCTCTGATTTCCCGCAAGCCGCCGGGGTAGCCAGTGTGCCGCCGGTAAAGTTTCTGATTCCACTTATCACCCCGGAAAACAACCTTCTCGGCGTTGATGACAATCACACCATCGCCCATGTCCATAAAGGTCGTGTACCGCGGATGGTGCTTGCCCATCAGAATTGGAGCAATCTGCGATGCCAACCGTCCGACGGTCAGCCCTGTGGCATCCACGAGAAACCACTTGCGCGCCGGTTCGGGCAACGGGCCCTTGGGCACGAAGGTCTGCCCGGTGTACGCCTTGTGTGGGCGGCGACGGACAGCCGTTTTCGGCGAATTGCCCGCCGTGGGGGTGGACTCAGCGGATGCTGCCGCCTGCGTTGTCTCGGATGTCGGTTCACTCATGACAGCTTGAATGTGCTCCTCACAGCAACCTCATACCCTTTGTCATCCAGTTTGGCATCTGCGCAGGTGACTGACTGGGCAGCACGCACAGCCGTCCCTTGGGACGCTCCACTACCGGAAGCAAAGCGAACGACTAGACTACGCAACTCCCGGCTGAGCTGTCAAGGGCGGACGTTCCTGAACAGACGAACCCGGAGCAAACGGACAATGTGCCGGGAACGGTGTGGCAGACTGCCAAGCCCCCCTGCCTAGGAAGTCTCCCCGCTGACCCGCTTGTGCCTGTCCAGCAGGGAAGCCCCGACACCCAGCGCCAGCAGACCCAGAACAACGCTCAGGCTGACCAGCGGCGGCAGGTGAAACCAGTCAAAGGCCAGCGCCAGCATCTTGATGCCGATGAAAAGAAGAATGACAAACACAGCTTTGTCGAGGTGAACAAGCATGCGCTTGGCTGCCGCCACCAAAAAATACATCGAGCGCAAACCAAGCACGGCGAAGATATTGCTTGTATAGACCAGAAACGGGTCCTGCGTGACCGCAAAAATCGCCGGTACGCTGTCGAAGGCAAACATGATGTCCGAGGCCTCAATCACCAGCAGGCACAGAAAGGCCGGAGTCAGCGCATGGTAGTGCCGCCCCTGCCCATCTGTGACCCTGGTCAGGAAGCGACCACGGTCGAGTTGTGTCGCAATCCGGTTGGGAAAAAACTGGCGCAGAAAGCGAACAGCCCAGTGGTTGGTGTAGTCCGTTTCCTCTTCGGTCGTGTCCTTCTGCCCGGCGCGAAAGAGGGCGTGCACCGACCACAGAATGACCAGGCCGAAACCAAAAAAGACCACGCGCTGGAGTTCGATATGCCAGCCGAAGATGGTCAGCGCCCCCAGCGCCCGCGCACCAAACAGCAGGCCAACGCCCAGTCCGATGAAAATGGCACGGAAAATCAGCGCACCAATGATGCCCCAGTACAGAATCCGGTGGTGCAGATACTCTGGAATGGCAAAGGCGGAAAAAATCGCCAGAAAGACGAAGAGGTTATCTACGGCCAGGGATTTTTCGAGGGCATAAGCCGTCAGAAACAGGATGGCGTCGTCCGTGCCACGAATCGAGGCCACATAGCCGGCAAAAGCCAGCGAGACCGCCACCCAGATGCCCGACCAGGTGGCTGCCTTGAGCATTGAAACCGGCCGGTCCGTTTTGCCGGAAGCCAGATCAACCCAGAGAAAGCCGATAACAAGCGTAATGAAAACAACAAAATGAACCGGATGGGTGGTGGCCGCCGACGCCAGGTGGGGCTGCATTGAAGGTCAGCTTTCATTACTTGTTGGGCTGGTCACGCAGGCCGATGATGGCATTTCTGGAAAACTCAATTTTGACCGACGGCGCGACGAGCAGGTGCAGAGTGTTTTCTTTCTCATTGATACCGGCCACCGTTCCGTAAATCCCGCCTTCGGTAACAACCCGGTCGCCGTTCTTGAGGTTGTTGCGCATGGTTTCGAGTTCTTTCTGGCGTTTCTGCTGGGGACGGATCACCAGAAAGTAAAAAATGGCGACCATCGCCAGAATCGGAACAAGCTGGATGAGAAAACTTCCTCCACCACCCTGTGCCAGGACGATGTTCATGTTGAAAGAGACTCCTCGGATGAAAGCTGCCGACGGTGGAAGTCAGCCCGGAAGCGGCTGAACTCGGCCCGTTCCAGAGCGTGCCGAATCTGCCGCATCAGGTCAAGATAGTGATGCACGTTGTGATAGGTTGCCAAGATGGAGGCGAGAATTTCTCCCGTCCGCAGCAGGTGCGCCAGATAGGCCCGCGAGTACCGCCGGCAGACCGCACAGGTGCAGTCCGGGTCAAGCGGTTGCTCATCACGGACGTAGCGCGCATTGCGCAGGTTGAGCCGGCCGGTCGTGGTGAACACCGTGCCGTTGCGCGCGTGGCGTGTGGGCATGACGCAGTCGAACATGTCCACCCCGCGCGCCACGGATTCAACCAGGTCGGCCGGCGTCCCGACGCCCATCAGGTAGCGGGGCTTGTCCGCCGGCAGGCGCGGCGCGATGAACTCCGTCGTGTCGTACATCAGGTGTTTTTCCTCGCCAACGCTGAGGCCGCCGATGGCGTAGCCCTCAAAGCCAATCTCCAGCAGTCCCTCCAGGGAACGGGCGCGCAGTTCCGGGTACACGCTGCCCTGCACAATGCCAAACAGCGACTGGCGCTCCCGGTCGGCGTGGGTGTCGAAGTACGTCCGGCACCGCCGCGCCCAGCGTTCGGTCAGTTCAAGCGAGTGCCGCACCTGTTCAGGCGAAGCCGGATAGGGCGGGCACTCATCGAAGGCCATGACGATGTCGGAGCCAAGCGCGATCTGAACCTCCATGGAGACTTCCGGCGACAACAGCAACCGTGTGCCGTCAAGGTGGGACCGAAAGGTGACGCCTTCCTCGCTGATGGTACGCAACTCACCCAGCGAGAACACCTGATAGCCGCCGCTGTCGGTGAGGATCGAGCGCGGCCAGCTCATAAAGCGGTGCAGACCGCCCAGTTCCCGGATGACCTCGTGCCCGGGGCGCAAAAACAGGTGATAGGTGTTGGCCAGAATGATGCGCGCATCCAGGGCTTCGAGCATGTCCTGGGTGAGCGCCTTGACGGTGGCTGCCGTCCCGACGGGCATAAACACCGGCGTTTCAATGACGCTGCGGGTCGTCGTAATCCGCCCCCGCCGCGCTGCCGTCCCGGCATCACTGGCCAGTAGCTCAAAGCGCAGACTCATCGCGCTTTCATGATGTTGCCGGCAATGCGGGCGGCAATGTCGCGTGGCACAAACCGCGTCGCCTGCGACAGCAGGCTGTTGGCCAGGCCCGAAACGACAGAACTGCTTCGCCGGCGGATGCCGGCAAAGGCGGCTTCAACGACTTCTTCCGGCGTTTGGGCGCGGCGGAGCATGTCGCGGGCCGTGCCTTCGGCGACCTGCGCCGTGTCGAAAAACTCCGTTGCCGTGGCCCCCGGACACAGCGCCATGACGAGCACGCCCTGGTCCCGGCATTCCTCGTGCAACGCCTCGGAAAAGCTCAGCACATAGGCCTTCGTGGCCGCATAAGCGCCCAGATAGGGCACTGCCTGGAAGGCGGCCGTCGAGGCCACGTTGACAACAACGCCCTGCCGGCGCGCCAGCATTCCCGGCAGGTAGCGATGGGTCAGCTCGGTCAGGGTGACAATGTTGAGCTGAAGCATCTCCAGATTGCGCTTGAGGTCGGTTTCCACAAACCGCCCGCCGATACCAAAGCCGGCGTTGTTGATGAGACCGTCCACCTGGAGGTTCAGCCGTTCGGTTTCCTCAAAGACTTCCCCGGCTGCTTCCGGCAGACTGAGGTCTTTGGCCAGCACATCCACGGTGATGCTGTGCTGCCTGGCCAACTCAGCCGCCAGCCGCCGGAGCTTGTCTTCCCGCCGCGCCACCAGCATCAGGTTGGCTTTTTCCCGCGCAAAGCGCCGGGCAAAGGCTTCTCCTATCCCAACTGAGGCGCCGGTAATGAGTACCGTTTTGCCCGCCCACGTTTCCATGTTGAATATCCTTCCAGCAAGTCAGAGTCTCCCGGTTTGAGCCTGTGCGATATGCCTGCTCGCGGGTCGCTTGTCAAAGAGGAATGCCTGCTTTCGGGACAGCCGCTGCTGCCCCGTCAGTGGGCCGCGGGGCCAGCCGGCTCGGCAAGCACCTGACGGAAGTAGGCAATCGTCCGGTCAAGGCCGACATCAAGCGGGATGTGCGGCGCCCAGTTCAGGCGTTCACCGGCCAGGGTGATGTCGGGACACCGGCGCTGCGGATCGTTTTCCGGCAGCGGGCGATGCACGATGGGCGACGCCGAACCCGTCTTGGACAGCACCTTCTGTGCCAGTTCAGCAACTGTGAACTCATCCGGGTTGCCGAGGTTGACCGGTCCCGTAAATGCTTCGGCCTGCATCATACGGACAATGCCTTCCACGAGATCATCCACGTAGCAGAAGGAACGGGTCTGCGAGCCGTCGCCATAGACGGTCAGAGGTTCCTCCCGCAGCGCCTGGCAGATGAAGTTGCTGACCACGCGCCCGTCGTTTTCGAGCATGTTCGGGCCGTAGGTGTTGAAAATCCGCACGATCCGCACATCCACGTGGTGCTGGCGGTGGTAGTCCATCGTCAGCGTTTCGGCGACGCGCTTGCCTTCGTCGTAGCAGCTTCGCGGCCCAATGGGATTGACGTTGCCCCAGTAGTCCTCACGCTGCGGATGCACGAGCGGATCGCCATAGACTTCCGAAGTTGAGGCAAGCAGAAAACGCGCGCCAACCCGTTTGGCCAGCCCCAGCATGTTGAGCGTCCCCAGAACACTGGTTTTGACGGTCTGAATGGCATTCGCCTGATAGTGGACGGGCGAAGCCGGGCAGGCGAGATGGTAGATTTGCGTGACTTCAAGCCGGATTGGCTCGATGACATCGTGGCGTATCAGCTCAAAGCGCGGGTGGGAAAGATGCGGCCGGATATTGGCGCGTTGGCCCGTGTAGAAGTTGTCAAGACAGATGACTTCGTGACCTTCATCCAAAAGTCGTTTGCAGAGATGTGTGCCGATGAAGCCGGCCCCGCCAGTGACAAGAATTCGCTCGGTCATAAGTGGTGTAGTCTAAAGTATTCATTGGTAAAGGATTTGGTGCGGGGGCTCAGGGAGTGTCCAGTCCGGGAAGGGGGTGTTGGCTGATGTCGGAGATGTTGGTCAACGCCCTGGAATCCGGCTGGTGGGCGCTGATCTGCATCGTTTCCAGAAGGTGATTCAGAATGGAAAGTACTGTGTAGTGGGACGCCGGTATGCTGTCGAGCAGCTCGCGTACCGTCGGCTCTCCGGCATGCAGGCGATACCAGATGTCATAGGCGATGGGCAGCAGGTTCTCGTCGCCTTCCCAGCGCAGGTCGTCGTCCAGAGGGCGATACCGCTGGTTGGCCGGAAACTGGCACCGCAACGCCCCGACTTCATCCTGCATGCGGACAGCTTCCATGAGCATTGTCATGCCGGGCAGGAGAATGTCGCAGGTGGCGCCTTCCGCCACTTCCCGCTCACCGCCTTTGAACTCGAATGTGCCTTCCGTCGGTGGCGGCTGAAAGAGCTGGAAGAAGGCTTCGCTGCCGGTCAGATGGCCCATGACGGAACGGCACAGGTGTCCGTTGTCAAAGTAGATTTCGGCCAGGGTGATGCCCAGCGGGTCGTCCACGCGCAGCGTGCCGGTCATGCCGGAGCTGATGATGGTCTGGATGACCGTCGGCAGGTCAAAAAACTTGAGGTTTCCGCCCAACTGGCGCTGGCGTTCCTTGCGCATGTTGCGCACAGTGGATTCGAGCCGCTGGGCAAAGGTAAAGCACAGCCGCAGTGCGAGTTCCGGGAAGCCGGCCACAACCGAGTGAAAGTTGTCACGCGAGATGCGGAAAATTTCACCGCCGCCGGGCATGCGCGCTGCCGAAGCACGATTGGAGCGGGTGAACATGGCGACCTCGCCAATCACGTCGCCGGCGGAGACGTAAGCCACTGGCGTCAGTTCTCTGGAGCCTTCCATTGCCGGCCGGCGAATCTCCACGACCCCCGACTTGATGACATACAGGTAATCGGCCGGATCGCCAATGTGGAAAACATCGTCGCCGGGTTCAAAAACAACGACCTGCCCGCGCAGGAACAGCGCCTGCAACGTCAGGTCGGAAAGCGTCGAAAACAATTCGCATTCCCGCAAGAACGAAAATTCCGGCGGTGACGAACGTGGTTCTGGAGAAGACATAGGCGCGTCGCAACCCGGAATCAGACGGAATGGCTCGGTACGGCCTATTGTGCACGATGCCGCCCGTGGCGAACAGGGCCACAGGGGGCCTGCCCGTTCCAGGTGGCGCATTTTGAGGTCAATACCCGACCCGGAGGGCAGAAACCAAAGTGTGAAATCAGGACGACCGGCGCAGTTCCTGCTTGACCGCATCGGTGATGCCGGCCGCCGACAGGCGCGGCAGGTAGATGTATCGCCCGCCAAACAGCTCTGCGAGCTGTCTGGCTTCGCCACGTGAGACAAAGCGGTTTTGGGTGTCGAAGACAACGAGGCGGATGTTACTGGCGGCATATACCCGCGCCAGGTCTTCCAGTTCACGCCGGATAGCATCGGCGCGGGAAAGGTTCCCGTCCGGTTCGGGCGTCCGGGCCGGGACGTTGCCGCGTCCGTCGCCGATGACAATGACAAGCGCCTCGGTGTAGGCCCCGGTGCGCCGGACTTCCTCGATGAGCGCCTGTGCCCGCCGGAGTGCATCGTTGAGCGGCGTGGCTCCGCCGGTCGGCAGGGTTTCGAGCTGGCGCTTGGCCGCTTCGACGCTTTGTGTCGGAGCCAGCAGCACCCGGCTTTCGTTGCCATAGCAGCCAATGAGGGCAACTTTGTCCCGGTTGACGTAGGACTGGCGCAGCAGTTCGACGACGGCCCCTTTGGCCTGTCCCATACGGTTGGCAGCCATGCTCCCGGAAGCATCCACGATGAAGACGATGAGTGCGCCGGTGCGCTGGCGGAGTTTCTTGAGCCGGACATCATCTTTTTTGAGTAGTATCCGGTCGGGTGTCTGTCCGTTGGCGAGCAGCTTCTGGCGGCGGGCCGGCTGGTGCGGTGCGGCCTGACGCAGCGTGGCTTCAATGGCGACGCGCCCCCGCGAGGGTTCGCCCGGCACGGAGCGGACGTGCCGCCCGGATTGAAAGTTGTCGCGCTCGGAGCGTTTCCCGTAGCGCCCCAGCCGCGCCTTTTTGGCAAAAAAGTCGAAGTCGGCGTCGAGGGCCGCTTCTTCGGCGTCGAAAACCAGCGCCAGGTCTTCGAGTTCTTCCGGCGGTGAGGGCGGTTCCGGCTCGTCTTCCGAGCTTTCCGAAGGCGGTGGCGGCGGCGGTGGTGGTTCGGGTTCGCTTTCGGGACGCTGTGTGGCGCGTGGCAGCAGGACGAAAAACTCGGCTGTCCGGCAGTCGTCTTCATTGACCGCGGTCCGTCCTTCGAGTGCGGCATTGGCCCGGGCCGCCAGCGTGGCAAAGTATTCTGCCCGCTGCCCGACGGTGCCCAGCGCCGCCGCGCGTGCGCAAAGCCAGTGCAGGGTTTCATCGCCCAGCGTGACCTGCGGCAACCGCTGCCGTGCATCGGTCAGGAGATTCCGAAGCAGTGTGGTTTCTTCGGCGTAAAGCATCTGCAGGGCTTCCGGGTCACGCTCGAAGGCCGCCACGGTTTCGATGACTTTCTGCCGGGTTTCGAGGTCAGACTGGCGCGAGGCGGCCACGATGAGGCCCAGCCGGTCGAGGATGTGCCAGCGTACGGGGCCGTCACCCGGATTGAAGGCCGCAATCAGCCCGAAGTCCGCGGGCAAGGTCAGCGAGACGCCTTCCCGTTCGACGCGCAGGCAGCCTTCGTCGAGGCAGGTCAGCAGGGCGTTTTCCACCTGGGTCGGCAGCAGATTGAGGTTGTCGGCAAAGACGTAGCCGCCGTGGGCTTGCGCCAGAATACCCGGCGCGAAGCGTCGCCGGCCGCCGGCGAGCGTGGCTTCGAGGTCGAGGCCGCCAAAAAGGCGGTCTTCACTGATGTTGCCGGGCAGGATGACGAACGGCGGGCGCCGGCCGTCCACGTCGGGGACAATCTGGGCAAAACCGCGCGCCAGAACCGACTTGGCACTGCCGGCCGGAGCGGCAAAGGCGACGCCGCGCAGCCGGGGTTCAATGGCCAGCAGCAGCAGCGCGCGCTTGACCGGAGCATGGCCGACGACAGCGACAAAGGGCAGCGTGACGAGCTGAAGGGAAGGGCTGGTTTGGGCGTAAGACATCATGGTGCAGTGTCAGGGGCCGGAACGGATGTGACTGCGTAAGAGGATGGCAGGCGGCCGGGTGGATGGTGCAGCTACGGATTCAACTTACACCAAAAGGCTGCCCGGCCAAGGCTTCGGCGGCTGGGCCGTGACGGGTTTGGTGACTTGAGTCTGCGGCCGGCGGTTTCTAAGATGGCATCACTATGGCTGACCGTACTTTTACCCGCCGTGATCTCCGCCCGGAACGCAAACCGGCGTGGCTGAAAATCCGCCTGGATGCCCGTGACAGGTTTCAGGAAGTCGCCCACATGGTGGACGATCTTTCCCTCAACACCGTGTGTCAGGAAGCGCGCTGCCCGAACATCTGGGAGTGTTTCTCCAACCGGACGGCGACCTTCATGCTCATGGGCGACATCTGCACGCGGCACTGTGGCTTCTGCGCCGTGACAAAGGGTGCGCCCCGGCTGCTCGATCCCGCTGAGCCGCGCCACGTCGCCGAAGCCGTCCGCAAGCTGGGCCTGCGCCACGCGGTCATCACTTCGGTGAACCGCGATGACCTGCCCGATGGCGGCGCGCACCATTTTGCGGCGACGATCCGGGAAGTCCGGCGTTACAACCCCGGCTGCCGCG
This genomic window contains:
- a CDS encoding cyclic nucleotide-binding domain-containing protein, whose product is MSSPEPRSSPPEFSFLRECELFSTLSDLTLQALFLRGQVVVFEPGDDVFHIGDPADYLYVIKSGVVEIRRPAMEGSRELTPVAYVSAGDVIGEVAMFTRSNRASAARMPGGGEIFRISRDNFHSVVAGFPELALRLCFTFAQRLESTVRNMRKERQRQLGGNLKFFDLPTVIQTIISSGMTGTLRVDDPLGITLAEIYFDNGHLCRSVMGHLTGSEAFFQLFQPPPTEGTFEFKGGEREVAEGATCDILLPGMTMLMEAVRMQDEVGALRCQFPANQRYRPLDDDLRWEGDENLLPIAYDIWYRLHAGEPTVRELLDSIPASHYTVLSILNHLLETMQISAHQPDSRALTNISDISQHPLPGLDTP
- a CDS encoding TerC/Alx family metal homeostasis membrane protein, coding for MQPHLASAATTHPVHFVVFITLVIGFLWVDLASGKTDRPVSMLKAATWSGIWVAVSLAFAGYVASIRGTDDAILFLTAYALEKSLAVDNLFVFLAIFSAFAIPEYLHHRILYWGIIGALIFRAIFIGLGVGLLFGARALGALTIFGWHIELQRVVFFGFGLVILWSVHALFRAGQKDTTEEETDYTNHWAVRFLRQFFPNRIATQLDRGRFLTRVTDGQGRHYHALTPAFLCLLVIEASDIMFAFDSVPAIFAVTQDPFLVYTSNIFAVLGLRSMYFLVAAAKRMLVHLDKAVFVILLFIGIKMLALAFDWFHLPPLVSLSVVLGLLALGVGASLLDRHKRVSGETS
- the yajC gene encoding preprotein translocase subunit YajC; the protein is MNIVLAQGGGGSFLIQLVPILAMVAIFYFLVIRPQQKRQKELETMRNNLKNGDRVVTEGGIYGTVAGINEKENTLHLLVAPSVKIEFSRNAIIGLRDQPNK
- the bchD gene encoding magnesium chelatase ATPase subunit D, translated to MMSYAQTSPSLQLVTLPFVAVVGHAPVKRALLLLAIEPRLRGVAFAAPAGSAKSVLARGFAQIVPDVDGRRPPFVILPGNISEDRLFGGLDLEATLAGGRRRFAPGILAQAHGGYVFADNLNLLPTQVENALLTCLDEGCLRVEREGVSLTLPADFGLIAAFNPGDGPVRWHILDRLGLIVAASRQSDLETRQKVIETVAAFERDPEALQMLYAEETTLLRNLLTDARQRLPQVTLGDETLHWLCARAAALGTVGQRAEYFATLAARANAALEGRTAVNEDDCRTAEFFVLLPRATQRPESEPEPPPPPPPPSESSEDEPEPPSPPEELEDLALVFDAEEAALDADFDFFAKKARLGRYGKRSERDNFQSGRHVRSVPGEPSRGRVAIEATLRQAAPHQPARRQKLLANGQTPDRILLKKDDVRLKKLRQRTGALIVFIVDASGSMAANRMGQAKGAVVELLRQSYVNRDKVALIGCYGNESRVLLAPTQSVEAAKRQLETLPTGGATPLNDALRRAQALIEEVRRTGAYTEALVIVIGDGRGNVPARTPEPDGNLSRADAIRRELEDLARVYAASNIRLVVFDTQNRFVSRGEARQLAELFGGRYIYLPRLSAAGITDAVKQELRRSS
- a CDS encoding SDR family NAD(P)-dependent oxidoreductase — encoded protein: METWAGKTVLITGASVGIGEAFARRFAREKANLMLVARREDKLRRLAAELARQHSITVDVLAKDLSLPEAAGEVFEETERLNLQVDGLINNAGFGIGGRFVETDLKRNLEMLQLNIVTLTELTHRYLPGMLARRQGVVVNVASTAAFQAVPYLGAYAATKAYVLSFSEALHEECRDQGVLVMALCPGATATEFFDTAQVAEGTARDMLRRAQTPEEVVEAAFAGIRRRSSSVVSGLANSLLSQATRFVPRDIAARIAGNIMKAR
- the tgt gene encoding tRNA guanosine(34) transglycosylase Tgt, whose amino-acid sequence is MSLRFELLASDAGTAARRGRITTTRSVIETPVFMPVGTAATVKALTQDMLEALDARIILANTYHLFLRPGHEVIRELGGLHRFMSWPRSILTDSGGYQVFSLGELRTISEEGVTFRSHLDGTRLLLSPEVSMEVQIALGSDIVMAFDECPPYPASPEQVRHSLELTERWARRCRTYFDTHADRERQSLFGIVQGSVYPELRARSLEGLLEIGFEGYAIGGLSVGEEKHLMYDTTEFIAPRLPADKPRYLMGVGTPADLVESVARGVDMFDCVMPTRHARNGTVFTTTGRLNLRNARYVRDEQPLDPDCTCAVCRRYSRAYLAHLLRTGEILASILATYHNVHHYLDLMRQIRHALERAEFSRFRADFHRRQLSSEESLST
- a CDS encoding UDP-glucuronic acid decarboxylase family protein, whose amino-acid sequence is MTERILVTGGAGFIGTHLCKRLLDEGHEVICLDNFYTGQRANIRPHLSHPRFELIRHDVIEPIRLEVTQIYHLACPASPVHYQANAIQTVKTSVLGTLNMLGLAKRVGARFLLASTSEVYGDPLVHPQREDYWGNVNPIGPRSCYDEGKRVAETLTMDYHRQHHVDVRIVRIFNTYGPNMLENDGRVVSNFICQALREEPLTVYGDGSQTRSFCYVDDLVEGIVRMMQAEAFTGPVNLGNPDEFTVAELAQKVLSKTGSASPIVHRPLPENDPQRRCPDITLAGERLNWAPHIPLDVGLDRTIAYFRQVLAEPAGPAAH
- the rplM gene encoding 50S ribosomal protein L13 — encoded protein: MSEPTSETTQAAASAESTPTAGNSPKTAVRRRPHKAYTGQTFVPKGPLPEPARKWFLVDATGLTVGRLASQIAPILMGKHHPRYTTFMDMGDGVIVINAEKVVFRGDKWNQKLYRRHTGYPGGLREIRAKDLLARFPTRILQHAIVGMLPKTKLGRQMAKKLRIYAGPNHPHQAQRPEPLVLDTLRAKR
- the rpsI gene encoding 30S ribosomal protein S9, which translates into the protein MGMLIQYYGTGRRKTATARVYLRPGDGNITVNKRTFEGYFPSETLRMLIRQPLQVTETLGKFDVLVSVSGGGLSGQAGAIRHGIARALLHFNVELRRRLKKAGFLTRDPRMKERKKYGQKGARKRFQFSKR